The following proteins are encoded in a genomic region of Vibrio spartinae:
- the ubiK gene encoding ubiquinone biosynthesis accessory factor UbiK, giving the protein MFDPKKLEQVAKQIHDAMPQPVKDLGADVEQKVRQVIQGQLNKLDVVSREEFDVQTQVLLRTREKLTQLETKVTELEDKLSKQDQ; this is encoded by the coding sequence ATGTTTGATCCCAAAAAACTAGAGCAAGTCGCAAAACAGATTCATGATGCCATGCCTCAACCCGTCAAAGACCTTGGTGCTGATGTTGAACAAAAAGTTCGTCAGGTGATTCAGGGACAATTGAATAAGCTGGATGTAGTCAGTCGTGAAGAATTTGATGTTCAGACACAAGTATTACTTCGTACCCGTGAAAAGCTGACTCAGCTGGAAACAAAAGTCACTGAGTTGGAAGATAAGTTGTCCAAACAGGATCAGTAA
- the ilvC gene encoding ketol-acid reductoisomerase, which yields MANYFNTLNLRQQLDQLGRCRFMDREEFATEADYLKGKKVVIVGCGAQGLNQGLNMRDSGLDVAYALRQAAIDEQRQSYKNAKDNGFEVGSYEQLIPQADLVVNLTPDKQHTNVVETIMPLMKEGAALGYSHGFNIVEEGMQIRKDLTVVMVAPKCPGTEVREEYKRGFGVPTLIAVHPENDPQDDGLEIAKAWAAATGGHRAGCLESSFVAEVKSDLMGEQTILCGMLQAGSIVCYEKMIAEGIDGGYAGKLLQYGWETITEALKFGGITHMMDRLSNPAKIKAFELSEELKDLLRPLYNKHMDDIIVGEFSSTMMADWANDDANLLNWRKETGETAFENYPESDVTITEQEYFDHGILMIAMVRAGVELAFEAMTASGIIDESAYYESLHELPLIANTIARKRLYEMNVVISDTAEYGNYLFANVATPLLREKFMPSVSTDVIGKGLGETSNQVDNGYLIDVNSVIRNHPVEYIGEELRGYMKDMKRIAVGG from the coding sequence ATGGCTAACTATTTCAATACACTGAACTTACGTCAGCAACTGGATCAACTTGGCCGTTGCCGTTTTATGGACCGTGAAGAATTTGCCACTGAAGCAGATTACCTCAAAGGTAAGAAAGTTGTGATCGTTGGTTGTGGTGCACAAGGTTTAAACCAGGGCCTGAACATGCGTGATTCTGGTCTGGATGTTGCGTATGCATTGCGTCAGGCTGCTATCGATGAGCAACGTCAGTCCTATAAGAATGCAAAAGACAATGGTTTTGAAGTAGGTAGCTATGAGCAACTGATTCCTCAAGCCGATCTGGTGGTTAACCTGACCCCGGATAAACAGCATACCAATGTTGTTGAAACCATCATGCCTCTGATGAAAGAAGGCGCTGCTCTGGGCTATTCACATGGCTTCAACATTGTTGAAGAAGGGATGCAAATCCGTAAAGATTTGACCGTTGTGATGGTTGCACCGAAGTGTCCGGGAACTGAAGTTCGTGAAGAGTATAAGCGTGGTTTCGGTGTGCCGACACTGATTGCTGTTCACCCGGAAAATGATCCACAAGATGATGGTCTGGAAATCGCGAAAGCGTGGGCCGCTGCAACCGGTGGACACCGTGCGGGTTGTCTGGAGTCTTCTTTTGTTGCCGAAGTTAAATCAGACTTAATGGGTGAGCAAACTATTCTGTGCGGTATGTTGCAAGCTGGTTCTATCGTATGCTACGAAAAAATGATTGCTGAAGGTATCGATGGCGGTTATGCCGGAAAACTGCTGCAATATGGTTGGGAAACGATCACCGAAGCACTTAAGTTTGGTGGTATCACGCATATGATGGATCGTCTGTCGAACCCTGCGAAAATTAAAGCATTTGAACTGTCTGAAGAATTGAAAGACTTGCTACGTCCTCTATATAACAAACACATGGACGATATCATTGTTGGTGAATTTTCTAGCACAATGATGGCTGACTGGGCAAATGATGACGCAAACCTGTTGAACTGGCGTAAAGAAACGGGTGAAACGGCATTTGAGAATTACCCTGAATCAGATGTGACAATCACTGAACAAGAATATTTTGACCACGGTATCCTGATGATCGCGATGGTTCGTGCCGGTGTTGAGTTGGCATTTGAAGCGATGACTGCTTCCGGAATCATTGATGAGTCTGCTTATTACGAATCTCTGCATGAGCTACCACTGATTGCCAATACTATTGCTCGTAAGCGCCTGTATGAAATGAATGTTGTTATCTCTGATACAGCAGAATATGGAAACTACCTGTTTGCCAATGTTGCGACACCGCTGCTACGCGAAAAATTCATGCCTTCAGTGAGCACGGATGTGATTGGTAAAGGCTTAGGTGAAACATCTAATCAGGTTGATAATGGTTATCTGATCGATGTGAACAGCGTGATTCGCAATCATCCGGTCGAGTATATCGGTGAAGAGTTGCGTGGCTATATGAAAGACATGAAGCGTATTGCTGTTGGTGGTTAA
- a CDS encoding multidrug efflux RND transporter permease subunit → MRFTDIFIKRPVLAISLSLLIALLGLQAVFKLQIREYPEMTNTVITVTTGYYGASSDLIQGFITQPLEQAIAQADNIDYMTSSSSMGGSTITVKMKLNTDPNAALADILAKTNSVRSQLPKEAEDPSVTMSTGSTTAVVYIGFSSDELNASQINDYLERVVNPQLFSVSGVSKVDLYGGIKYGLRIWLDPNKMAALKLSASQVMSVLSANNYQSATGQSTGEFVLYNGDADTQVSTTTELKRLVIKSDEGQIIRLGDIAKVSLAKSHDTYRATANGKEAIVAAINAAPSANPIDIARDVRAIMPRIDKNMPSNIKMTMLYDSTEAINESIDEVIKTIGEAVLIVLVVITLFLGSFRAVMIPIITIPLSLIGVSLVMQVFGFSWNLMTLLAMVLAIGLVVDDAIVVLENVDRHIKLGETPFRAAIIGTREIALPVIAMTLTLAAVYAPIALTQGITGSLFKEFALSLAGSVIVSGIIALTLSPMMCSKMLVAHSSPSGFESKVHSVLDRITNRYEKMLSAVMLHRTVVIAFALIILASLPVLFKFIPTELAPAEDKGVVMFIANGQSNANLDYMQKTMEHVNDILMAQPEVDLNLEFTGVPTSNQSLGFSVMVPWSQREASQAEIQKRLQGLLKEVPSMSVSAFEMPELPGAGSGLPIQLVLKTPNSFENLFTLASDILGKVQHSPLFVYSTLDLNFDSATMKISIDKDKAGAYGVTMQDIGMTLATLMADGYVNRVDLYGRSYEVIPQVERKYRLNPESMNNYYVLAANGDAIPLRSLIKIDVVSEPRALPHFNQLNSATISAVPTPGVTMGSALEWLNHEVDKTLPIGYTRDYMGESRQFITEGSALYTTFALALAIIFLVLAIQFESIRDPIVIMVSVPLAICGALVALAWGGFFGFTSLNIYSQVGLITLIGLITKHGILICEVAKEVQLKFNKDRIEAVMEAAKIRLRPILMTTAAMIAGLIPLMSATGAGAKQRFSIGIVIVAGLAIGTLFTLFVLPVIYSYLAEKHKPLPVFVENDEEKQSTDETPTHTAS, encoded by the coding sequence ATGCGCTTTACTGATATTTTCATCAAACGTCCGGTTCTCGCCATATCACTGAGCCTCTTGATTGCCTTGCTTGGATTACAAGCCGTATTCAAACTGCAAATCCGAGAGTATCCAGAGATGACGAACACCGTGATCACTGTGACGACTGGCTACTATGGTGCCAGCTCGGATTTGATTCAGGGATTCATCACTCAACCCTTAGAGCAAGCGATTGCTCAAGCCGATAATATCGACTACATGACCTCTTCATCCTCAATGGGTGGTTCAACAATTACGGTCAAAATGAAGCTCAATACCGACCCGAATGCGGCATTGGCAGATATCTTGGCAAAAACCAATTCGGTACGCTCACAATTACCAAAAGAAGCGGAAGACCCGAGTGTAACGATGTCAACCGGCTCAACGACTGCGGTAGTCTATATTGGCTTCTCCAGTGATGAACTTAATGCCAGCCAAATCAACGACTATCTCGAGCGCGTGGTCAACCCACAGTTATTCTCGGTCAGTGGTGTGTCGAAGGTTGATCTCTATGGCGGGATCAAATATGGCCTGCGTATCTGGTTAGACCCGAATAAAATGGCCGCGCTGAAACTATCTGCTTCGCAAGTCATGAGTGTTCTGAGTGCCAATAACTATCAATCGGCGACAGGGCAATCGACAGGAGAGTTTGTTCTCTATAATGGGGATGCTGATACACAGGTTTCCACGACAACAGAGTTAAAACGGTTGGTCATCAAGTCGGATGAGGGGCAAATCATTCGTTTGGGAGACATTGCTAAAGTCTCGCTGGCAAAGAGTCATGATACCTATCGGGCAACCGCCAACGGAAAAGAAGCCATTGTTGCCGCGATCAATGCTGCACCCAGTGCTAACCCGATCGATATTGCACGAGATGTCAGAGCTATCATGCCGCGCATCGACAAGAATATGCCGAGCAATATCAAGATGACGATGCTCTATGACTCGACCGAAGCCATCAACGAGTCGATTGACGAGGTGATCAAAACCATCGGAGAAGCCGTTTTAATCGTATTGGTGGTGATTACCCTATTCCTTGGTTCTTTCCGCGCGGTCATGATTCCGATTATCACGATTCCACTGTCTCTGATCGGAGTTTCTCTGGTAATGCAGGTTTTCGGGTTTTCCTGGAACTTAATGACACTGCTTGCAATGGTGCTTGCCATCGGTTTGGTGGTTGATGACGCAATCGTTGTTCTTGAAAACGTTGACCGTCACATCAAGCTGGGTGAAACACCATTTAGGGCTGCTATCATCGGAACCCGAGAAATTGCACTGCCGGTTATAGCAATGACACTGACATTGGCAGCGGTATATGCACCGATTGCACTGACACAAGGGATAACGGGCTCACTATTTAAAGAGTTTGCCTTATCTCTGGCAGGATCGGTGATCGTTTCCGGGATTATCGCCCTGACACTCTCACCGATGATGTGTTCAAAGATGCTTGTCGCACACAGTTCTCCTAGCGGATTTGAAAGTAAGGTTCACTCTGTATTGGATCGAATCACTAACCGCTACGAGAAGATGCTGTCTGCGGTCATGCTCCACCGTACCGTTGTGATTGCTTTTGCATTAATCATTCTTGCCAGCCTCCCGGTTCTCTTTAAATTTATTCCGACCGAGCTGGCGCCGGCTGAAGATAAAGGGGTGGTGATGTTTATTGCCAATGGTCAGTCAAATGCCAACCTCGATTACATGCAAAAAACCATGGAGCACGTCAATGACATTCTGATGGCTCAACCCGAAGTTGACTTAAATTTGGAATTCACTGGTGTACCTACATCAAATCAGTCGCTCGGTTTCTCCGTCATGGTGCCTTGGAGTCAACGTGAAGCAAGTCAGGCTGAGATACAGAAACGACTCCAAGGGCTGCTGAAAGAAGTACCGAGTATGTCCGTGTCAGCCTTCGAGATGCCAGAACTCCCGGGTGCAGGTTCAGGTCTACCGATTCAGTTGGTGCTGAAAACCCCCAATAGCTTTGAAAACCTATTTACTTTGGCTTCAGACATTCTGGGCAAAGTTCAACATAGTCCCTTGTTTGTCTACTCAACACTGGATCTAAACTTCGATTCTGCAACCATGAAGATCAGCATTGATAAAGACAAAGCAGGTGCTTATGGCGTAACGATGCAGGATATTGGTATGACACTGGCAACGCTGATGGCTGACGGCTATGTCAATCGCGTTGACCTCTATGGACGCTCGTATGAAGTGATTCCGCAAGTCGAGCGTAAATACCGACTCAATCCAGAATCGATGAACAATTACTATGTACTGGCCGCCAATGGCGATGCAATTCCCTTACGCAGTCTGATTAAGATTGATGTGGTTTCAGAACCTCGGGCATTGCCTCACTTTAACCAGCTAAACTCAGCCACGATCAGTGCAGTCCCAACCCCCGGAGTCACGATGGGAAGTGCTCTCGAATGGTTGAATCATGAGGTCGATAAGACACTACCGATCGGATACACCCGCGACTACATGGGTGAATCTCGTCAGTTCATTACCGAAGGGAGCGCACTCTATACAACCTTTGCTCTCGCTTTGGCAATTATCTTCTTGGTTCTGGCAATTCAGTTTGAATCTATCCGAGATCCAATCGTCATCATGGTCTCTGTACCACTTGCAATCTGTGGGGCTTTGGTCGCGTTGGCATGGGGTGGATTCTTTGGTTTCACATCTCTCAATATCTATTCTCAGGTCGGGTTAATTACCTTGATTGGCTTGATAACCAAGCATGGTATTTTGATTTGTGAGGTTGCCAAAGAGGTACAGTTGAAATTTAATAAAGACCGGATTGAAGCGGTTATGGAGGCTGCTAAGATTCGTCTGCGCCCAATCCTGATGACAACAGCCGCAATGATTGCCGGCCTGATTCCGTTAATGTCTGCAACTGGTGCTGGCGCCAAACAACGTTTCAGTATTGGTATTGTAATTGTTGCCGGGCTTGCAATCGGAACATTGTTTACACTGTTTGTTCTCCCGGTTATCTACAGTTACTTGGCAGAGAAACATAAACCACTGCCGGTTTTTGTGGAAAACGATGAAGAAAAGCAATCAACCGATGAAACACCAACCCATACGGCTTCATAG
- a CDS encoding methyl-accepting chemotaxis protein, with translation MKIRTKLIVTFVVAVTVPVTFLAIFSIREVTDAAITQFQKATMKEISQVDRAFNIFFDNAKKSIDYLASIPEVTEHLSNAPSFVDQQKVDNFKGWSSLEGQSKQLFDIFERFGKAKQNLAYVYTGRETGSYIEWPGSHFSSPFDPRVRPWYKAAMAANGKAIMTHAYYWKGDDATYIAIAKAVKDKSNKVLGAVSLDISVNELTDIVKNITIGENGYIVLLEDNDTILVDPFKPENSFKSVSDIDTPFFKLMSEHPKNLFEVNRGGTDFLGQIVISKLGWRFVALVPKSEVYAAAVKQTYVTLAIVIPLVIIFILIAFYVSKVITSQINSVTNVLQQISQGHGDLTTKLDTTAKDEVGELSRAFNGFVDKLGSLIGEVVSLSADLKHMAAIATEKAHQWQADSGEQLEKVTLVTDAISEMSKATAEIASSSEQAAGIAESSSTACTDGKLVVENTRESIEMLASEVHTTSDIISKLNDNSQHITTIITTIQGIAEQTNLLALNAAIEAARAGEHGRGFAVVADEVRNLSQKTTSSTEEIQQMIQELQQTTQQAANVMKNSKSMTDNAVEQANTASESLIILASSIDQIKGASIQIATATEEQSCVCEDITLNTQQINGIANQLTEDAQDQIDSAEAFRAVSEKMFDLVGKFKV, from the coding sequence ATGAAGATTAGAACAAAGCTGATTGTAACGTTTGTGGTCGCAGTAACAGTGCCTGTTACTTTTTTAGCGATTTTCTCAATAAGAGAAGTGACTGATGCGGCTATCACGCAATTTCAAAAAGCAACGATGAAAGAAATTTCACAAGTTGATCGTGCATTTAATATTTTCTTTGATAACGCGAAAAAAAGTATTGATTACCTTGCATCGATTCCTGAGGTTACCGAGCATTTATCGAATGCCCCAAGCTTTGTTGATCAACAGAAAGTGGACAACTTTAAGGGATGGTCTTCTCTTGAAGGACAGTCAAAGCAACTCTTTGATATCTTCGAACGGTTTGGAAAAGCAAAACAAAATCTGGCTTATGTCTATACCGGGCGTGAAACAGGCAGTTATATTGAATGGCCGGGGAGTCACTTTTCTTCTCCTTTCGATCCCCGCGTTCGCCCATGGTATAAAGCAGCAATGGCCGCGAATGGCAAAGCAATCATGACCCATGCTTATTATTGGAAGGGCGATGATGCTACTTATATCGCGATTGCCAAAGCGGTAAAAGATAAAAGTAATAAAGTCCTCGGAGCCGTCAGCTTGGATATCTCGGTCAATGAGCTGACTGATATCGTCAAGAATATTACGATTGGTGAGAATGGTTATATTGTTTTACTGGAAGATAATGACACGATTCTGGTCGATCCATTCAAGCCGGAGAATAGTTTTAAATCGGTGAGTGATATTGATACGCCATTTTTTAAATTGATGAGTGAACACCCTAAAAATCTATTTGAAGTGAATCGCGGTGGCACTGATTTTCTTGGACAAATCGTTATTTCTAAGCTGGGTTGGCGTTTTGTTGCATTAGTTCCTAAATCCGAAGTGTATGCAGCAGCGGTGAAACAGACTTATGTGACGTTGGCGATTGTGATTCCTTTAGTGATTATTTTCATTCTGATCGCGTTCTATGTTTCAAAAGTCATAACCTCACAGATCAACAGTGTGACGAATGTGTTGCAACAGATCTCTCAAGGTCATGGTGACCTGACGACTAAGCTCGATACGACGGCAAAAGATGAGGTTGGAGAACTTTCGCGCGCCTTTAATGGATTTGTGGATAAGTTAGGGAGCCTGATTGGAGAAGTTGTCAGCCTCAGTGCTGATCTCAAGCATATGGCGGCTATTGCGACGGAGAAAGCACATCAGTGGCAGGCGGATTCAGGGGAACAGTTAGAGAAAGTCACATTGGTAACCGATGCTATCTCTGAGATGTCAAAGGCGACGGCCGAAATTGCATCTAGCTCCGAGCAGGCTGCGGGGATAGCAGAAAGTAGCTCAACGGCATGTACGGATGGAAAATTAGTCGTTGAAAATACCAGAGAGTCGATAGAGATGCTTGCCAGTGAAGTACATACGACGAGTGATATTATCAGTAAGCTCAATGACAATTCTCAGCATATTACCACGATTATTACCACCATTCAGGGAATCGCAGAACAGACCAACTTACTGGCGCTGAACGCGGCCATTGAAGCCGCCAGAGCCGGAGAGCATGGTCGGGGATTTGCTGTGGTTGCTGACGAAGTCCGTAATCTGTCACAGAAAACAACCAGTTCGACGGAAGAAATTCAGCAAATGATCCAAGAGTTGCAACAAACAACGCAACAAGCAGCAAATGTCATGAAAAATAGTAAGTCGATGACCGATAATGCTGTCGAGCAGGCTAATACTGCCAGCGAAAGTTTGATTATACTCGCCAGTTCGATTGATCAGATAAAAGGTGCTTCAATCCAGATTGCGACAGCAACTGAGGAACAGTCCTGTGTGTGTGAGGATATCACGCTCAATACACAGCAGATTAATGGTATTGCAAATCAACTGACAGAAGATGCACAAGATCAGATTGATAGTGCTGAAGCATTCCGTGCTGTCTCGGAGAAAATGTTCGATTTGGTTGGTAAATTTAAAGTGTGA
- a CDS encoding phospholipase D-like domain-containing protein, translated as MRLVLFINHVEYISDIPGKNDRKHFLGGGSITKDKLVELAEQATDSIIIQTPYLITTKRDRAFLHKLVNKGGKIKILTNSLASNDNLEAFSGYQRNRDALLDIGIEIYEFRPDVRIRQRVMSDHMYKRLPSVPIFGLHTKTMTIDDNITVIGTYNFDPPQC; from the coding sequence GTGCGATTGGTATTATTTATCAATCATGTTGAATATATTTCTGACATTCCAGGTAAGAATGATCGGAAGCATTTTCTTGGTGGCGGAAGTATTACCAAAGATAAGTTGGTTGAACTTGCAGAACAAGCAACTGACAGTATCATTATTCAGACACCATATTTGATTACGACCAAAAGAGACAGGGCGTTTCTACATAAATTAGTTAACAAAGGGGGCAAAATAAAAATTCTCACCAATAGTCTGGCATCCAACGATAATTTAGAGGCTTTTAGCGGCTACCAAAGAAATAGAGACGCACTACTGGATATTGGTATCGAAATTTATGAATTCAGGCCTGATGTCAGAATTAGGCAGAGGGTAATGTCAGATCATATGTATAAACGGTTACCCTCTGTACCGATATTTGGCCTTCATACCAAAACAATGACGATTGATGATAATATCACGGTGATTGGCACTTATAACTTTGATCCCCCGCAGTGCTAA
- a CDS encoding efflux RND transporter periplasmic adaptor subunit: MKKRTLLWTLSMLLIVVVLLGSVIGVNLFKQKAMNDYFANMPEPSFPITVSQIKTQDWTPIIEAIGFIEPKQGVTLTSETSGVIKDIAFESGASVEKGQMLMALDSAVEKANLKSAQARLPAAKAKYERYKGLYAKGSLSKESFDEAEAAYFSLSADIESLKATIARREITAPFSGSVGIRNIYVGQYMNIGSSIVRLEDTSVMRLHFTIPQTDLSKISVGQTVNIVVDAYPDDSFKGTIKAIEPAVSAQSGLVQVEANIPNSDGKLRSGMFAKANILLPVQKDQVIIPQVAIAYTLYGDSVYIVTEKDGEKRVKQHVIEVGERKKDVAHILSGVKDGDTIVTSGQVRLSNGAKVHVVESDTLTPSSEVPML, translated from the coding sequence ATGAAAAAGCGGACATTACTATGGACACTCTCGATGCTACTGATTGTTGTTGTGCTGTTAGGTAGTGTAATCGGAGTCAATTTGTTCAAGCAAAAAGCGATGAATGACTATTTTGCGAACATGCCCGAACCCTCATTTCCGATTACAGTTTCTCAGATTAAAACACAAGATTGGACACCGATTATTGAAGCGATCGGTTTTATCGAACCGAAGCAGGGTGTAACACTCACCTCCGAAACCAGTGGTGTCATTAAAGATATCGCATTCGAGTCAGGCGCTTCCGTCGAAAAAGGACAGATGCTGATGGCGCTCGATTCGGCTGTTGAAAAAGCGAACTTAAAAAGTGCGCAAGCTCGTTTGCCTGCGGCAAAAGCAAAATATGAACGCTACAAAGGCTTGTATGCAAAAGGGTCTTTGTCTAAAGAATCTTTCGATGAAGCTGAAGCGGCTTATTTCTCTTTGTCTGCCGATATCGAAAGTTTGAAAGCGACTATCGCCAGACGTGAAATCACAGCACCTTTTTCCGGTTCGGTGGGTATCCGCAATATCTATGTCGGTCAATATATGAATATCGGCTCCAGTATCGTCCGTCTGGAAGATACTTCCGTGATGCGTCTACACTTCACAATACCGCAGACCGACCTGTCTAAAATTTCGGTCGGCCAGACAGTCAACATCGTTGTCGATGCTTATCCGGATGACTCGTTCAAAGGGACGATAAAAGCCATCGAGCCCGCAGTCAGTGCACAGAGTGGCTTGGTTCAGGTGGAAGCCAATATTCCAAATAGCGATGGCAAGCTACGCAGCGGGATGTTCGCCAAAGCAAATATCCTCCTACCGGTCCAAAAAGATCAGGTGATTATTCCTCAGGTGGCAATTGCCTATACGCTTTATGGTGACAGTGTTTACATTGTGACCGAAAAAGATGGTGAAAAGCGTGTCAAGCAACATGTCATTGAGGTCGGGGAGCGCAAAAAAGATGTAGCTCACATATTAAGTGGTGTGAAAGACGGAGATACGATTGTGACTTCCGGTCAAGTCCGCTTAAGTAATGGGGCAAAAGTTCATGTGGTGGAAAGTGATACGCTGACACCATCATCTGAAGTTCCCATGCTTTAA
- the ilvY gene encoding HTH-type transcriptional activator IlvY — protein sequence MNIRILELFVHLCDSKNFSKTAAAMHISPSALSRQIQKFEDEIGQHLFIRDNRRVEVTPTGLQLLPVAIKIISEWQQFQAQLHENNQTLKGEIRLFCSVTASYSHLPELLADFRSQHPFIEFKLLTGDPAQAIDKVLNNEADLAISALPEQLPNRIVFEPICEIPLSVIAPVGVSSFEQALCADPIDWSMIPFIIPESGTARERANTWFKEMRIKPNIYAQSAGHEAIVSMVALGYGIGIAPDVVINNSPAREKVQRLPESQRIQPFQLGVCCRQSQLEQPLVKALWQVVTAKRSIVT from the coding sequence ATGAATATCAGAATATTAGAACTTTTTGTCCATCTCTGTGACAGTAAAAATTTCAGTAAAACCGCAGCGGCAATGCACATCAGTCCGTCCGCGTTAAGTCGCCAGATTCAAAAGTTCGAGGATGAAATCGGCCAACATCTCTTTATCCGGGATAATCGCCGGGTAGAAGTCACGCCAACAGGGCTTCAACTCCTGCCGGTTGCCATAAAAATTATCAGTGAGTGGCAGCAGTTTCAAGCGCAGCTGCATGAGAACAATCAAACCCTGAAAGGTGAAATTCGTCTGTTTTGTTCGGTTACAGCCAGCTATAGCCATCTTCCCGAATTACTCGCTGATTTTCGCTCTCAACACCCGTTTATTGAATTTAAGCTATTAACGGGCGACCCCGCTCAGGCAATCGACAAAGTTCTGAACAATGAAGCTGATCTAGCCATCTCAGCGTTGCCGGAGCAACTTCCTAACCGTATTGTATTTGAACCGATCTGTGAGATACCGTTATCAGTCATCGCCCCCGTCGGCGTCAGCAGCTTCGAGCAGGCACTTTGTGCCGACCCGATTGACTGGTCAATGATTCCATTCATCATCCCTGAATCAGGGACGGCAAGAGAAAGAGCCAATACTTGGTTTAAGGAAATGAGAATTAAGCCAAACATCTATGCTCAAAGTGCCGGGCATGAAGCGATTGTAAGTATGGTTGCGCTCGGATATGGGATAGGCATTGCACCGGATGTCGTCATCAATAACAGTCCGGCCCGGGAAAAGGTGCAACGCTTACCAGAGAGTCAACGGATACAACCGTTTCAACTGGGTGTCTGTTGCCGTCAGTCCCAGTTAGAACAACCACTGGTAAAAGCCTTATGGCAGGTGGTCACCGCGAAAAGAAGTATTGTGACTTAA